A region of the Oncorhynchus clarkii lewisi isolate Uvic-CL-2024 chromosome 29, UVic_Ocla_1.0, whole genome shotgun sequence genome:
tttatgttaattaacagtcaattaccgtgagaccgacagttatttgcttggcAATCACTGGCTGATGAAATTtcgtgaccaccacagccctacgtggaaacaacgttgattcaaccagtgtgtgtgcccagtgggtactttgtatcaaagtgtgtgtgttctggtacAATGCAGGGAGTAAATATTCCCAATGTGAAAGTTTAAACTAAAATGAAAGAAATATGGGTGTGGGAAAGCATGGAATTGGGGAGAAGTTTTGGCTTTTGGTGTTGTGGTGGGCGTGAGAGGGTGAGATTATTTTTTGACCTGTGGTTTGGAGTGAATTTCGGCTGTTTATTTGTGAGTTTCTGCCAAAACAGATGGTCATTGAACTGTACAATTTCATGGTGAAAAACTTGTCAGAGGAAgataatattaatatatatatttatagtaTATTCTTTATAGTATCTTCCTCTGACAAGTTTATATATAATAGTTTCTGTACTTCTAAGACTTTATATTTACTTGAATGTATAAGGTGTGTGAGCTGTGTATGAGGTTTTTGAGCTGGTGGCGGCCATCACAGAGGAGCTAGAAGACTGATAAGGAGACTGATAAGGAGACTGATAAGAGAACTTTGTGACTTCAGGCAGGCAAACATAATGTGGGGAATACCAGGTCTAATGTTCAGGGTTATTAGCGATCTCAAGTGTAGTGACTGAGTATGGATTATCAAGTGTATTTTGCTCTGGTACAAATGGTTGATAAGGAGTTGCTCTACTACATCTCAACATGGCATTTACTCTACCAGTGAGCATAGAGGGGAAATGTACGACATAGCAGGTTAATGTACATGAGCTTTTACAAGAGCTTCATCCTTAATATCAGAAACTATACATTTGACTCCTCTTTATACTGGacttaaaataaatgtaaaaaaatatatatttttaaaatcatctttatttaactaagtaagtcagttaagaacaaattatttgtaccgaggaacagtgccttgttcaggggcagaacgacagatttttaccttatccggttggggatttgatccaccttttggttactggccctacactctaaccactaggctacctgccaccccagactTGCCTTGATCAGATCTGTATTTTTTATATTTCAAACTAAATTCAAAGCCTCCTCATGGAACAATTTACACTGTAATAAAGAGGATTCATAGTTTATCTTCATGGACATGGCCTAAAATATTCCCAGATTATGGTTGATCTTCATTTAAAAAGCTCCAGCCACAGTAATCCAGAAGAATAAAACCCAAACATAAATTATATTTATGAAATtcaaatttcatttttttttaaaatcaggcCTACTCCATGACTAATTTAACCTGTGTCTGCGAAACCTGTTCATAAAAACCAGTGCAACGTCCATAACTCAACAGATTATCCCTATAAAGTCAATTCGATCATTTCTGTATAAAGCTCATTAGATCACATCAATGCCATTTTCACAAAATGTTCACTTGAAAGTTAATGATTCTTGGTGTTCATTTAGATATCAGGAAGCTCATTTGCGTAGGGAACaggcttgtgtgtctgtgtgtgcatgcggaTATGTGTGGAGGCGGGTCCAGTGATTAAAGAATTCTCACTCTCAGTGTAAAACTGATAAGTGGTCGTTGCCAAGGATAATACACATAGGCCTACGTTAGTACAACCCTGCAAGGCTCACCATGAACTTGTCATAAAATGATTATAGCTGTTCCACACTTGCTGTTCCACACACTGGTTAGAGTGTATAGACCTGCTGTAAATGAGACCGTTCCGCTCCCTTCGCTCTGTCATAACACGgttacaatatactgtagctgtaccacAAGTATGGAGAAATCATCATGGTCAGGAAGTTTCCCAACCTTGCTTCTCATCATTTTATATAATGAGTTTCACTTTGTGATTCCATTATGATTCAAGCTATTATTCAACATCAGCCATCTGTTTCTTCTCCCAGGTGTGATATGGGAGTGATGAGCTGAACATGGGGTCGCTACTGTCACAATTGGGTCTGGAGTGTGGGAGGAAGGAAGTAAAAGGTGAGTTAACTGACCTGCTGTAGTCTAGCCCCAGCTCTGATGTGGAGAGCATCCCCAGAGTTTATTATTTTACTGCCACGCCTGTGATCTGGCTATCTGTGTCCCAGCCCTTAAGGGGCTAAAGCCAACATTTACTTGTGGAAGAGTTGAGCAGTTTATTGCCACACCTGTGATATATAATTGATGTTGTGTTTCCCCCTACAGAGGAAGAAAGACACCTGCGAGCAAATGACAGAGAATTCAACTTGTCTTACGAGTATGCTGTAAGTACTGCTGTCGATTACTCATTCCAAGCCATTGTTTACATTATGTGTCTGCATGTTATGTTTTAATGTGTATTTGTCACAGTAACACATTCCCCTCTTGCTTCCCATGCAGGACAATGCCATTAAAACCTCCAAATACAATATCTTCACCTTTCTCCCGCTCAATCTGTTTGAGCAGTTCCAAAGGCTGGCCAATGCctacttcctcttcctcctctgtctccaggtaaCCTTTACACAGCCTTTAATGCAGCCACTCTAAGCCTTATTCTGTCAATGCTGCACAGGGCTGATGCCTGTAGAtatagtgtattcggaaagtactcagaccccttgactttttccacattttgttacattacagccttattctaaaatgtattaaataaataaataaaggtcctcatcaatctacacacactaccccataatgacagcgaAAACAGAtttgaaatatttgcaaatgtattaaaattttAAAACAGATACCGTaaatattcagaccttttgctatgagactcgaaattgagctcaggtgcatcctgtttccattgatcatccttgagatgtttctacgacttgattgtccacctgtggtaaattcaattgattggacatgatttggaaaggcacacctgtctatataaggtcctacatttgacagtgcatgtcagagcaaaaaccaagccatgaggtcgaagaaattgtccgtagagtgagacaggattgtgtcgaggcacaaaaaatgcctgcagcattgaaggtccccaagaacacagtggcctccatcattcttaaatggaacaacTTTGGAACCACtaagtctcttcctagagctggcctcccagccaaactgagcaatcaggggagaagggccttggtcagggaggttaccaagGACCATATGGTCACTCAGACAGAACCCCAGACTTCCTaggtggagattggagaaccttccagaaggacaaccatctctgcagcattccaccaatcaggtgtTTATAGTagagacggaaaccactcctcagtagccagacggaaaccactcctcagtaaaaggcacaaactcctgcttggagtttgccaaaaggcacctaaaggaacatgattctctggtctgacgaaaccaagattgaactctttggcctgaatgccaagtgtcatgtctggaagaaacctggcaccgtccctatgctgaagcatgggggtggcagcatcatgctgtggggttgtttttcagcagcagggacttggagactagtcgggatcaagggaagatgaatggagtaaagtacagatagatccttgatgaaaagctgctccagagcactcaggatctcagactggggtttACCTTCCaccaggacaacgacactaagcacacagacaagacaacgcaggagtggcttcgggacaagtctctgaatattcTTGAGtttcccagccagagcccagattgaaccgatcaaacatctctggagcgacctgaaaatagctgtgcaacgacacTCCCCaccaaacctgacagagcttgagaggatccacagagaataatgggagaaaccccccaaatactggtgtaccaagcttgtagcttcatacccaagaagatttgaaGCTGTAAATATACCAAAATGTAGAATCTGAGTGCAAATGTATATTTCTTCATAGTATCTACTTAAGCTCCCTCATGGCCTGGAGCTGGCTGTAGGCTTATACTATATTGtaggtagtagcagtactaaTTGAAAGCAGAAAGTTGAGTCCCTGCTGGTGATGTTTTGTCTCTCCTGGCTACTCTCAGCTCATCCCAGAGATATCATCCCTGTCCTGGTTCACCACCGTGGTCCCCCTGGTCCTGGTGCTCTCCATGACCATGGCTAAGGACGGCAGCGACGACATAGTGAGCTCAACGTCTACTAATTACAGTATTAAGACCAGATACAGAACATGGTttctacatagacctgttttttTCTGGTCTCCAGATCCTAATATTCCCTCTCCTTCGCCTGTGTAGAACAGACACAGATGTGACAGACAGGTGAACAACCGGAAGGTGGAGGTCCTCATCGATGGAGAGTGAGTCTCTCTTCCCTTTGTCTTAGCTTGTTTCTCAGTGCTTGGAAAGTGCTTGAATGTCACAGATTAGATCTCAAGAGGTCTGTATATTTGTTGTGTATGCATCAGGTGGTGATTTGTTAGTCAGTGTTAGCATTCTCAAACACCAGATGTCACTCTAGGCTTGCTTTAGCGCAGTATCATTACGATCTTGCTCTTTTCAGACTAAGGAGTGAAAAGTGGATGGATGTTCAAGTTGGGGACATCATCAAGCTGGAGAATAATCAGTTTGTCACGGTAAGGTTGGAGGTGTCTGCTGAGGGTCAAAGGGCAGATGTACCACAGAAATACAATCAGCCAGTGTAGGTCACCAGTCATTCTACAGAATAGAAAATCGGACTAATTTATATTTCAAGTAAGTAATAATTTATGGGGTTTCACATTAACAttctatagctctctctcttgtctttatCACTCTCTTTCTCCAGGCCGATCTCCTGTTGCTGTCCAGCAGTGAGCCTCTCAACCTCGTCTACATAGAAACAGCTGAACTAGATGGGTGTGTCTCTGTTGCGttcatgcatgtgtttgtgtttacCTTTGACACCAAAGATATTTCACTGCCTTTCTTAATTGTATGagctcttcctctttctctgtgtttctcatcctgccctcctcctcctttagAGAAACTAACTTGAAGGTGAAGCAGGCCCTGACTGTAACAGGGGAACTGGAGGATTGCATAGAGAAACTGGCCAACTTCAACGGTAAAACTGGAAAAACGTTTAGATTATCATGGCTTAAAAGTCTAGATCTTATGAATCAGAATATTCTTAACTGTTGTACAGTCCCTGAACCTCTCTGTCCTTGTGTAGGCGAGGTGCGCTGTGAGCCACCCAACAACCGCCTAGATAAGTTCACTGGCACCCTGACTCTGAAGGAAGAGATGTACTCCCTGGACAACGAGAAGGTCCTGCTGAGAGGCTGTACTCTGAGGAACACCCAGTGGTGCTTCGGCCTGGTCGTCTTTGGAGGTGAGTCTCACCGGTCCACATAATGTCAGAGAAATTACCTaagacttaaaaaaatatatccacAACTGATGATCAATCTATTTCCTCTTCCAGGTCCAGACACCAAGCTGATGCAGAACTGTGGAAAGACTACATTGAAACGGACCAGCATTGATCGCCTCATGAATGTTCTGGTGCTGAGTGTGAGTAtgactatacatacacacacagtcatcacacacacacacacacacttcttaacTGTCGTGTTTGGTCTTCCAGATCTTTGGTTTCCTGGCGGTTATGTGTTTAATCCTGGCTGTTGGGAATGGAATCTGGGAGTACCAGGAGGGCTCTAAGTTTGCTGCATTCCTACCCAAGCAAGAGGGGGTTAACGCTCCCTTTTCAGCCTTCCTCACCTTCTGGTCCTACGTCATCATCCTCAACACTGTGGTGCCTATATCCCTCTATGTCAGGTCAGTGCACTTCACATATTATCCAGTCATTCACTGCAATTGCATCTCTGTGTCCAAATGTGTTACTTCTACTGTGCCTTTGACAGGACTACATCACCATGAATCATCAATGTGAATTGATTGTGTCGCGATACGAAACCTTCAGCCCCGCCCCTTGGCCGGCAGCGGGGTGCTAGAGGTGGTTAGCGTCCCGTTCCCTGGATTGGACAGGGCACTATAGATACTTCAGGTTATCTCGGTATAACCAGGACCGCTCGCGTAGCCCTGCCTCTCTTTCTATATCGATACGTTGTCCGCGTAGAGAGGTCTTTTGCCTTGTCACTCTCAACGGTCTAGCTCTAGCTGGGAGGTGTGAACCCCACGTTTATCCTCTAGACTCTTTGTTTCACCACTAATTGATCCTTGAGTTGTTATTAAGCACTAGTCGTACCAGTCTCTATATGATTTCCCTGTGGTTGAGTATTTCCCTTCTGTGATGTATCTAGTTTAAAGTGTGAAGACCTTTAGTCAACTTAGTCTCACTACTCTGCCCGTCGGCTATGTATCGCTTGGAAAATAAAACTTAGATCGATCGATAAGACAATTAATGAATCACTACTGGACACACCTTCCTCTTTGTCTTTTCATGGTAACTCGCTCAATCACAGAGTATTGGTCTCCGTTTCCAGTGTCACGGTAGAGGGGAGTGTCAAAGTTGTTATCTCCCTTGCCGTTAACTGTCTTGGGCGTGTACTCACGACAAAGCAAGACTACCGTTTATTTTTGGAAAcactctgttttttgtcttttacAATCAAACACATTTCAAAATACACAAATTGTTCCTTGGTCACACACAGCGTTAATCAAACACATGCAAATGCCTTAATGCTCTAAATGCCTGGTGCAATGATAACACTTATCTCTAATCAAATATAATACTTCAACTTAATTACCTTTAAAAGATGACAGGGAGACCCATGAGATCAGGAGCGGTGTTTCAATTGGTCAGAGTGCTGAGAATTTAGTTTATGTATCGATCTCTCCTATGAGGAATCGTTGGTTCAACTAAATTTCGAGATTCAAGTTAGACTGAGTTCTCTAACCTGCCCTCAGGTTGGATAGTATTGTCAAATAACCTGAAACCCCGATTCCAGGGCAAGGCACTGTGTTACAACAGTACACGTGTCACTGGGTCAGTCGGAGACAGAGTCGATTCGACCAATTTTCCAACCGTTCTCAGCAGGTGGTAATTCTGCCGTTGATCTACCGCAGTGTCTGGGGCAAGCAACCCGGCCGGTGCTACAGTGTTCCTCGGTCAATTAAGACTTTGTCACAACGGTACACTCGGTCCAAACGTATGCTGCACACAGGGTCAACTGGTCGATAGGTAAACGGACTCTTACCCTGGTATCCAGCAAGTTAGAATCTTTAAGTAATTTGAGTCAGGTGGCAATTACCCGAAGTCAAATGGTTGTCTAAATGAATTCAGAATTCAAGAAGTCAGACGCCAAAGTAATGGCAAATGTCTCTTTATATACCTTTTGATCACCGCTCAAGTCCCACTTGTGGTTTCTGCACTACTGTGCCTCATAGGCATCCTCTAACCGCAGCAAGACAGTACATATATGGTCTTCCCCTTAAGGCGGTGCCGTTTACTCTATTAGCAGTGCTTCaagcagtttctcccattctgcaGCTGCGTCAGATGGTGGAGGCCATTCTTCCTGGTACCATGTTGTTGAGGTGGGTGGTTGACTGACGCCCTCTCCTGGTGACTGTGACCACTCTGGTAGCTCATCAGACCTGCTCATGTCTAACTGTACTGGTGGTACATAGGGTAGTGGCAGTGGGAGGGGGGGCAGGAGGGAGATCCATGTTGCGTTTCACTACAAttgcatttctctctccctctctctctttctatttctcctgTGTTTTGGGTGCAGTGTGGAGATCATTCGCCTGGGGAACAGTTTCTACATAGACTGGGACAGGAAGATGTACTATCCCAAGAGTGACACGCCTGCCGAGGCCAGGACCACCACGCTCAACGAGGAGCTGGGCCAGATCAAATACATCTTCTCTGACAAGACTGGAACACTCACACAGAACATCATGACCTTCAACAAGTGTTCCATCAACGGGAAGTCCTATGGTGAGGCCTGGCGCTGAAATACACACacttatatcaaatcaaactgtatttgtaaCATGTGCCGAATaaaaccggtgtagaccttaccgtgaaaagttaaaaatactgtatatatttttttacatttattcatatatattcatagttttaatgtcgtcactattattctacaatgtaaaaaaaaattgaaataaagaaaaacccttcaatgagcaggtatgtccaaacttttgactggtactgtatatataaacacATGAGAAATAAAACACACAAGAATGAACCTATATACCATGAGTACCATTGCCATATCAATGTGCAGGGATGGATGGTAATAGCGGTAGATGAAGAAAAAGGTCAAGTCTAGCACTATAAGCACGTATCATGTGTTTACACACACGGTAAGGCATACATTAATACACATAGGTGGCAATCATTCACTGTACCATATAACTGACTAAATGTGTTTCTGTTCTCCAGGGGAGTTGTTGGACTTTTCTGGACAAAGAGTGGAGATTAATGAGGTGAGAGGAGGAAAAGGGTGTGTTGGGTTTATGGATTTAAATGTATGAAAGAAAATCTCTAAGGCCCTTTCTTTGGCAATAAATCCTTACATTCCGTGGCACTAACATTCCTaaccctcactcactctctggtAGAAAACCGAGAAGGTGGACTTCTCTTGGAACAACCTGGCCGACCCAAAGTTCTGTTTCCATGACCACAGCCTAGTGGAGGTGGTGAGGGAGGGCAACCCCGAGGTGCAGGCCTTCTTCCGCCTGCTTGCGTTGTGCCACACCGTCATGCccgaggagaagaaggagggtgAGAAAGCGACTCCTGCTGGATTCATATGTTATTGCATTGATGTGGGTGACTCTGGACTGCGGCTTGAGGTAGAAGTTGCACAGTGGTTGGGAGGACAACTTCTACCTACTCCATAAACTAGACAAGGCGACTAGTAAATATCTTCCAATTATTGTGATCTTCTAGGTGAATTGTACTACCAGGCCCAGTCACCAGACGAGGGAGCTCTGGTCACAGCAGCCAGAAACTTTGGCTTTGTGTTCCGCTCTCGTACGCCAGAGAGCATCACTgtagtggagatgggagagctgGTCACCTACGAGCTGCTGGCTGTACTGGACTTCAACAACGTCCGCAAGAGGATGTCGGTCATCGGTGAGTCCAACAAACACAAACCGTTACGCCTTTAGAATTATAGGGGAATATGTTCTGGAACTGTAGCTATTTAGAATTATCTGAATGATATGTGAAGTTTGTTCAAACATTGATGGCTTTATTGTAACCGATTGACATTGAGATTTAAGTTAACAAAACCTGATTATGTGTTGTGTGGCCCCTAGTCCGCAGTCCGGAGGGCAAGCTGACTCTTTACTGTAAGGGAGCAGACACCATCATCTTTGAGAGACTGAACCCTTCTTGCAGCAAACTAAAGGAGGTTACCACCGAACACCTCAACGTGAGTAACCAGCTTCTGTGTGTCCGTGTTTAGAATTCTGTATTTTTTGTGGAGCGTGCGAATATATGTAAAATCTTACACAAGATGAACTACATCCTGTATGTCCAACTCTGTACCCGTGTGTTAGATCCTAACTCTAAAGTAACTGTTCCATTGACAGGAGTATGCTGGGGATGGTCTGCGTACGCTGGCTCTGGCCTACAAGGACATAGACCCAAAGTATATGGAGGAGTGGAAACTGCGCCACCATGAGGCCAGCACTGCCATggacgagagggaggagaagTTGGATGCGCTGTATGAGGAGATCGAGAAAGGCCTGCTGGTGGGTACTACAGACAAAAGTATCATTACAATGTCCTACAAGACAATCCACTAGCACAATATCAACTGAATCTTTCATGTTTGTACCGGTATGTGTGTGTAGCTGTTAGGATCCACTGCAGTAGAGGATAAGCTACAGGATGGAGTGCCTCAGACCATTGAGCAGCTCTCCAAAGCCGACATCAAGATCTGGGTGCTCACTGGAGACAAGCAAGGTGGGTTATCTTCCTTAGAATATACTATCTAGTTTTCTCTGGCACACCTtgattctcttttctctctgtcggAACAGAAACGGCAGAGAACATTGGCTACTCCTGCAACATGTTGCGAGAGGAGATGACCGAAGTGTTCATCGTGTCGGCAAACACAGCAGAGGAAGTCAGAAAGGAGCTCCAGTGAGTCCACAGACAGACTATTGTCAATCACTTTCGTAGCTTGACGCACCACAGTAAGGGGACATGTAaacgtatctctctctccctgaccagGACCGCAAGGAGGAAGATGAGACCTGATGGACCAGAGGAGCCTACAGTCACGAAGAGTAGAAGTGGCCTGTTTTGTCTTTTAAAGACAGAGACGGTGGCAGATGAACCAGTGGATGGAGAGTACGCTATGGTGATTAACGGACACAGTCTGGTAAGAACAAGGACTCTGGTGGGTCACAGGCCAAGTTACTGGAAACATAAAACTTATATTCTGATTTGACATATGTTGTAATCACTTTTCAGAATCTCTGTTCCAATCTCTGTTTCATTCATTTATCTC
Encoded here:
- the LOC139387808 gene encoding probable phospholipid-transporting ATPase IM isoform X1, which produces MGSLLSQLGLECGRKEVKEEERHLRANDREFNLSYEYADNAIKTSKYNIFTFLPLNLFEQFQRLANAYFLFLLCLQLIPEISSLSWFTTVVPLVLVLSMTMAKDGSDDINRHRCDRQVNNRKVEVLIDGELRSEKWMDVQVGDIIKLENNQFVTADLLLLSSSEPLNLVYIETAELDGETNLKVKQALTVTGELEDCIEKLANFNGKTGKTFRLSWLKSLDLMNQNILNCCTVPEPLCPCVGEVRCEPPNNRLDKFTGTLTLKEEMYSLDNEKVLLRGCTLRNTQWCFGLVVFGGPDTKLMQNCGKTTLKRTSIDRLMNVLVLSIFGFLAVMCLILAVGNGIWEYQEGSKFAAFLPKQEGVNAPFSAFLTFWSYVIILNTVVPISLYVSVEIIRLGNSFYIDWDRKMYYPKSDTPAEARTTTLNEELGQIKYIFSDKTGTLTQNIMTFNKCSINGKSYGELLDFSGQRVEINEKTEKVDFSWNNLADPKFCFHDHSLVEVVREGNPEVQAFFRLLALCHTVMPEEKKEGELYYQAQSPDEGALVTAARNFGFVFRSRTPESITVVEMGELVTYELLAVLDFNNVRKRMSVIVRSPEGKLTLYCKGADTIIFERLNPSCSKLKEVTTEHLNEYAGDGLRTLALAYKDIDPKYMEEWKLRHHEASTAMDEREEKLDALYEEIEKGLLLLGSTAVEDKLQDGVPQTIEQLSKADIKIWVLTGDKQETAENIGYSCNMLREEMTEVFIVSANTAEEVRKELQTARRKMRPDGPEEPTVTKSRSGLFCLLKTETVADEPVDGEYAMVINGHSLAFALEKDMEMELLRTACMCQTVICCRVTPLQKAQVVELVKKYKQAITLAIGDGANDVSMIKAAHIGVGISGQEGMQAVLSSDFSFAQFRYLQRLLLVHGRWSYLRMCKFLRYFFYKNFTFTFVHFWYGFFCGFSAQTVYDEWFITLYNLVYTALPVLALSLFDQDVNDRWSFQYPKLYAPGQLNQYFSKRAFVYTVLHSGYSSLVLFFIPWAAMYDTVRDDGKDIVDYQSFALLAQTCLLIAVSIQLGLDTHYWTSVNQFFLWGSLCVYFAVIFTMYSNGMFLIFTSSFPFIGTARNSLNQPNVWLTMLLTSILCVLPVVAYRFLRILLWPTVNDKVRYKVRQDKVLPPAPRRVQARRASTRRSGYAFSHAQGYGDLVTSGRFLRWTPKSRPALFSQTDSPLAQTQPQFYRTINEGGEPPLSP
- the LOC139387808 gene encoding phospholipid-transporting ATPase ID-like isoform X2 is translated as MGSLLSQLGLECGRKEVKEEERHLRANDREFNLSYEYADNAIKTSKYNIFTFLPLNLFEQFQRLANAYFLFLLCLQLIPEISSLSWFTTVVPLVLVLSMTMAKDGSDDINRHRCDRQVNNRKVEVLIDGELRSEKWMDVQVGDIIKLENNQFVTADLLLLSSSEPLNLVYIETAELDGETNLKVKQALTVTGELEDCIEKLANFNGEVRCEPPNNRLDKFTGTLTLKEEMYSLDNEKVLLRGCTLRNTQWCFGLVVFGGPDTKLMQNCGKTTLKRTSIDRLMNVLVLSIFGFLAVMCLILAVGNGIWEYQEGSKFAAFLPKQEGVNAPFSAFLTFWSYVIILNTVVPISLYVSVEIIRLGNSFYIDWDRKMYYPKSDTPAEARTTTLNEELGQIKYIFSDKTGTLTQNIMTFNKCSINGKSYGELLDFSGQRVEINEKTEKVDFSWNNLADPKFCFHDHSLVEVVREGNPEVQAFFRLLALCHTVMPEEKKEGELYYQAQSPDEGALVTAARNFGFVFRSRTPESITVVEMGELVTYELLAVLDFNNVRKRMSVIVRSPEGKLTLYCKGADTIIFERLNPSCSKLKEVTTEHLNEYAGDGLRTLALAYKDIDPKYMEEWKLRHHEASTAMDEREEKLDALYEEIEKGLLLLGSTAVEDKLQDGVPQTIEQLSKADIKIWVLTGDKQETAENIGYSCNMLREEMTEVFIVSANTAEEVRKELQTARRKMRPDGPEEPTVTKSRSGLFCLLKTETVADEPVDGEYAMVINGHSLAFALEKDMEMELLRTACMCQTVICCRVTPLQKAQVVELVKKYKQAITLAIGDGANDVSMIKAAHIGVGISGQEGMQAVLSSDFSFAQFRYLQRLLLVHGRWSYLRMCKFLRYFFYKNFTFTFVHFWYGFFCGFSAQTVYDEWFITLYNLVYTALPVLALSLFDQDVNDRWSFQYPKLYAPGQLNQYFSKRAFVYTVLHSGYSSLVLFFIPWAAMYDTVRDDGKDIVDYQSFALLAQTCLLIAVSIQLGLDTHYWTSVNQFFLWGSLCVYFAVIFTMYSNGMFLIFTSSFPFIGTARNSLNQPNVWLTMLLTSILCVLPVVAYRFLRILLWPTVNDKVRYKVRQDKVLPPAPRRVQARRASTRRSGYAFSHAQGYGDLVTSGRFLRWTPKSRPALFSQTDSPLAQTQPQFYRTINEGGEPPLSP